The following DNA comes from Streptomyces sp. NBC_00273.
TTCCATGCACAGATTGTGCCATCTGGGGCGAGTTGTCGCCTCACGGGGCCTCAACAAACGGCTGTGCCCCCCGCTGGAGGGCGGGGGGCACGGTGTTGTCGACGTGATCACCCGAAGGTGAATAAGCGCTGATCAGGCAGGAATCAGGCCTGAATCGTGCGCGGCTTGAAGGTGGGGCGGGCGCTTTCGTACGTGGCGATGTCCGCTTCGTTCTGAAGGGTGAGCGAGATGTCGTCCAGCCCCTCCAGCAGACGCCAGCGGGCGTTGTCGTCGAGTTCGAACTCCGCGACGACGCCTTCCGCTCGCACCTGGCGGTCGACCAGGTCGACCGTGATCTCGGCGGTCGGGTCGGCCTCCGTCAGCTCCCACAGCCGCTCGACGGTCTCCTGCGGGAGGACGACGGTCAGCAGACCGTTCTTCAGGGAGTTCCCGCGGAAGATGTCGGCGAAGCGGGAGGAGATGACCGTCTTGAAGCCG
Coding sequences within:
- the leuD gene encoding 3-isopropylmalate dehydratase small subunit, producing MEAFTTHTGRAVPLRRSNVDTDQIIPAHWLKKITRDGFEDGLFEAWRKDPEFVTNRPERAGATVLVAGPDFGTGSSREHAVWALQNFGFKTVISSRFADIFRGNSLKNGLLTVVLPQETVERLWELTEADPTAEITVDLVDRQVRAEGVVAEFELDDNARWRLLEGLDDISLTLQNEADIATYESARPTFKPRTIQA